Sequence from the Kribbella aluminosa genome:
CTTCCGGGACAGCGCGAGGACCGCCACGATCATACCGAGCACAGTGCCCAGCACGACCGAGGCGGCCGCCAGGATCAGCGTGTTGACCAGCCCGACCTTCAGCATCTCGGGCAGTACTTCCTTCATCGACTCCCAGTCGAGGAAGGTGTCGCGCAGGGTGGACCAGATGTCCATCAGGCTTTGGGAGCCGTGAACTTGACCGATCCGCTGCCCGGCTTGAAGTTCGCCGGTACGGCGCGACCCGGGTAGTACTGCTCGACCAGCTTGGTCCAGGTGCCGTCGGCGATCACCTCGTCGAGCGCCTTGTCGACGGCCTCGCGGAGCTTGTCGTTCTGCTTCGCGACCGCGAACGCCATCGGCGCGTCACTCAGCTCCTTCGCGGCCAGGATCACCGTGCCGCCGCCCTGCTCCTTGGCCATCTTCTCGCCGATCTCGGCAGGCGAGACCCAGGCGTCCGCCGTACCGGCCTTGAGCTGGCCGAGGGCGGCGTTGTAGTTCGGTACGCAGACCGGGTTCAGGTTCTTCTGGGTCGCGTAGTCGTCCTGGACGGTGCCCTGGACCACCACGACGCGCTTGCCGGGGAGCTGGTCGAACTTCGTGATCCCGGAGCTCTTGGTGGTGTTGAGGCCGAGGTAGCCGAAGTCGTACCCGTTGCTGAAAGCAACCGTCTTCTTGCGGGCCTCGGTGACGGTGATCGACGAGCTGCCGAGGTCGAACTGGCCGCCGTTCACCTGCGACAGCAGCGCCGAGAAGTCGGTGCCGACGAACTCGGGCTTCAGGTTCAGCTTCGCCGCGACCGCGGTGATCAGGTCGTTGTCGAACCCGGTGAACTTGCCGTCCTTCACGTACACGTTCGGCGGCGCGTCGGTCAGCGTGCCGATCCGCAGCGTCCCGGCCTGCATCAGTCCCAGGTCCGGCCCGGCCGCGGAATCCTTCTTGTCGCTGCCGCAGGCAACCATCGCTGCCGTCAAGGTGATGGCCCCGACTACCGCGACAACCCGCCGAAACGCACGCACAACTGTCTCCTCACACCGTGAACGAACGCAGAGCGATCGGCCCTGCCGTGGCAACCCAACACCACTGCCGGGCGCCCGTATTCCACGGCGACAAGGCGTGAGACAGCGGTCAAAGTCCAGTCGGCTTGTGCTATATCAACCGGTCAGCCGTGATGCTGCTCATAGTGCGCGAGCGCGTCGGCGGTACGACCGGTGCCGTAGGCAAGCAGCAGCTCGGCGACGGCCGGCGACTCCGCTGCCGCCGCCGCAGCCGCACGCTGGATCTCGTCGGCCGAGGCGACCGAACGGAACAGGTCCTGGAGCTCCCGCACGACGGCGCGCGCGGGGAGGTCGGGTGGAGCCGCCTGCCACGCCGCGGCCGACGTCTCCACGGGCAGGCCGGCGGGCGAGGTGAACGGCGTCGGCGCTCCTGTCGTCGGCGCCCCGGCCGAACCGCTGTCCGGGTGGCGAAGGTGGTGGTTGGTGGTCGCGCTGGTGTAGGCGCCACGCGTCGACCGGATCGTCGCCAGCTCGATCGCCACCCGGCCCGGTAGGAGCCCGTCGGCCACGGTGACGTCCGCGAGCTCGGAGACGGCGCGCAGCCGGGACACCACGGCTGGGTTGCCGATCTTCACCCGCTGGGCGCTGACCAGCTGCGAGAGCATCGGCGCGGACAACCCGATCACCTGTGCGAGCCCACCCTGGGTCAGGCCGAGCGCCGCGGTGACCCGCCGCACCACCTCACCCAGCGGCTCGCCGTACAGCTCGACCTGTTGTTTCAGGTTCTGCGCGCTCTGTTCCATCCTCGGACTCCTTCGGCCGGCCCTTCTGTCGGCACCTGCAAAGCTGATCTTCGCACTTGCGAACGCCAATTTCCAGTGCGGATGCGGCTTGACATTTGCAATCGCAAACTGAGAGAGTTTGCGGCAGCGAATCCCACTGGAGGAACGATGACGACCCACCATCGACACCGCCGCCCGGCGGTGCTGGCGCTTCTCGCCATCACACTGACCGCGCTGCTCGCCGGGCTGGCGGCGCCGACGGCGCAGGCCGATCCTGCCCCCGACAACGGCAAGCTCGTCCTCGTGCTGGACTCGTCCGGCTCGATGAAGGAGCCGGCCGGCGACGGTAAGACGAAGATCGTCGCCGCCCGTACGGCGCTGACCCAGGTGGTGAGCAAGCTTCCGGCCGGTGCACAGGTCGGCCTGCGGGTCTACGGTGCGACCGTGTTCAAGGGCAGCGACCCTGGCGCCTGCACCGACACCCAGTTGACCGTTCCGATCGGCACGGGCAACCGGCCGCAACTGCAGGCGGCGATCGCCAAGTACAAGCCGTTCGGCGAGACCCCGATCGGGTACTCGCTGCAGCAGGCCGCGAAGGATCTCGGCCCGAGCGGCCAGCGCTCGATCGTGCTCGTCTCCGACGGCGAGTCGACCTGCGCCCCTGATCCCTGCGTGGTGGCCAAGAGCATCGCCAAGCAGGGCATCGACCTGAAGATCGACGTGATCGGGTTCCGGGTGCAGGGCAAGGCCCGCACCGACTTGCAGTGCGTCGCCCGGGAGGGTCGA
This genomic interval carries:
- a CDS encoding ABC transporter substrate-binding protein — protein: MRAFRRVVAVVGAITLTAAMVACGSDKKDSAAGPDLGLMQAGTLRIGTLTDAPPNVYVKDGKFTGFDNDLITAVAAKLNLKPEFVGTDFSALLSQVNGGQFDLGSSSITVTEARKKTVAFSNGYDFGYLGLNTTKSSGITKFDQLPGKRVVVVQGTVQDDYATQKNLNPVCVPNYNAALGQLKAGTADAWVSPAEIGEKMAKEQGGGTVILAAKELSDAPMAFAVAKQNDKLREAVDKALDEVIADGTWTKLVEQYYPGRAVPANFKPGSGSVKFTAPKA
- a CDS encoding helix-turn-helix domain-containing protein, producing the protein MEQSAQNLKQQVELYGEPLGEVVRRVTAALGLTQGGLAQVIGLSAPMLSQLVSAQRVKIGNPAVVSRLRAVSELADVTVADGLLPGRVAIELATIRSTRGAYTSATTNHHLRHPDSGSAGAPTTGAPTPFTSPAGLPVETSAAAWQAAPPDLPARAVVRELQDLFRSVASADEIQRAAAAAAAESPAVAELLLAYGTGRTADALAHYEQHHG